In one Acidimicrobium ferrooxidans DSM 10331 genomic region, the following are encoded:
- a CDS encoding nitric oxide reductase activation protein NorD translates to MAIELERYQGLLDSLGSQAEEVLRAAWDEATRSFSPRGLEEVYLRSAASLAALGRGSDLVVSFLQHAPALARELGEDAVRDLVAASVAFFSKTSASVIAELIATSPRAAERLGDLELFRSYLGLIDQLLGLAPRGVRGLLDHLDVLLAQLTLSGLTRWALWGAQVHKVDFEAQQRYFALESPDALAMLQQQRRGLLFVDVQRRLQAYLRALWGRDFFLRPESADPQTAAVVRPFIDGFVVHLPDAYDDTDGVGGPISALEQYRAAAAHAAAHQVATTHAVARAERSRLEELVVGILEDARVERAAIAAFPGLAALWARFHVVDLAADDPSSLVARLVRSLLVGCDTEAHPWVREACEHARVLDELGGAEAAAALPELARTLIDAARRFGVELDQVDSRAVLPSYRDDNRYVFERDEAIRAQAANLDLAPSQVRKYVSVMEMINEVDVPSAGDDAEEIWVLATEFFRDGEAESVNAQEGREPPPVEVHYPEWDYQVQLERPSWTTVLERRGPLGSLEEAEAILAKHRPLLGRMRRIMEALAPEGVQRLRKQEEGEELDINAAVDFAVDLRRAEEPDLRVMVRTRRIVRDLAFLLLIDTSESTNDQVLGADVTVIELAREATLLLAESINRVGDPFAVHGFDSNGRHAVEYVRYKDFDERFGDEARARVAGMTGQLSTRMGAAIRHAGAHLARQPQRRRLLLVLTDGEPADNDVRDPQYLRADARRAVEELARAGISTFCLSLDPRADQYVARIFGPTGFIVLDNVARLPERLPLLYAALTRS, encoded by the coding sequence GTGGCCATCGAGCTCGAGCGCTACCAGGGGCTCCTCGACTCTCTCGGCTCGCAAGCCGAGGAGGTGCTGCGTGCTGCCTGGGACGAAGCGACGCGCTCCTTCAGCCCACGCGGCCTCGAGGAGGTCTACCTCCGCTCGGCCGCGAGCCTCGCGGCGCTCGGGCGTGGGAGCGACCTCGTGGTCTCGTTCCTGCAGCATGCCCCCGCGCTGGCGCGTGAGCTCGGCGAGGACGCCGTGCGGGATCTGGTCGCGGCCTCGGTGGCGTTCTTCTCGAAGACCAGCGCCAGCGTGATCGCGGAGCTGATCGCGACGAGCCCTCGGGCGGCCGAGCGCCTCGGGGACCTGGAACTGTTCCGCTCGTACCTCGGGCTCATCGACCAGCTCCTCGGGCTGGCCCCCCGTGGCGTTCGCGGCCTCCTCGACCACCTCGACGTCCTGCTTGCGCAGCTGACCCTGAGCGGGTTGACGCGCTGGGCCCTCTGGGGTGCCCAAGTCCACAAGGTCGACTTCGAGGCCCAGCAGCGCTACTTCGCACTCGAGAGCCCCGATGCGCTCGCCATGCTCCAGCAGCAGCGTCGGGGACTGCTGTTCGTCGACGTCCAGCGTCGCTTGCAGGCCTACCTGCGCGCCCTGTGGGGCCGCGACTTCTTCCTTCGACCCGAGTCGGCCGATCCGCAGACGGCCGCGGTGGTACGACCGTTCATCGATGGATTCGTCGTCCACCTCCCCGACGCCTACGACGACACGGACGGGGTCGGTGGGCCGATCAGCGCGCTCGAGCAGTACCGTGCCGCGGCGGCGCACGCCGCTGCGCACCAGGTGGCGACCACACACGCCGTGGCTCGAGCCGAGCGATCGCGTCTCGAGGAACTCGTCGTCGGGATCCTCGAGGATGCACGCGTCGAGCGCGCAGCGATCGCGGCCTTCCCAGGGCTCGCCGCGCTCTGGGCGCGCTTCCACGTCGTCGATCTCGCCGCCGACGACCCCTCCTCGCTCGTCGCGCGGCTCGTTCGCTCTCTCCTCGTCGGCTGCGATACCGAGGCTCATCCGTGGGTCCGTGAGGCGTGCGAGCACGCTCGGGTGCTCGACGAGTTGGGCGGTGCCGAGGCAGCGGCAGCTCTCCCGGAGCTTGCTCGAACCCTCATCGACGCCGCACGCCGCTTCGGTGTCGAGCTCGACCAGGTCGACTCGCGAGCCGTCCTGCCGAGCTACCGCGACGACAATCGCTACGTCTTCGAGCGCGACGAAGCCATTCGCGCCCAGGCCGCCAACCTCGATCTCGCGCCCTCGCAGGTGCGCAAGTACGTGAGCGTGATGGAGATGATCAACGAGGTGGACGTGCCGAGCGCCGGCGACGACGCCGAGGAGATCTGGGTGCTCGCGACCGAGTTCTTCCGTGACGGCGAGGCCGAGAGCGTCAACGCCCAAGAGGGTCGGGAGCCGCCGCCCGTCGAGGTGCACTATCCCGAGTGGGACTACCAGGTCCAACTGGAGCGACCGAGCTGGACGACCGTGCTCGAGCGACGAGGACCCTTGGGCAGCCTGGAGGAGGCCGAGGCGATCCTCGCCAAGCATCGCCCCTTGCTCGGGCGGATGCGGCGCATCATGGAGGCGCTCGCCCCCGAGGGTGTCCAGCGCCTGCGCAAGCAGGAAGAGGGCGAGGAACTCGACATCAACGCGGCGGTCGATTTCGCAGTCGACCTGCGACGGGCCGAGGAGCCCGACCTCAGGGTGATGGTGAGGACACGGCGCATCGTCCGTGACCTTGCCTTCTTGCTGCTCATCGACACGTCCGAGTCGACGAACGATCAGGTGCTCGGCGCGGACGTGACGGTGATCGAGCTCGCTCGAGAGGCGACCTTGTTGCTCGCAGAATCGATCAATCGGGTCGGGGATCCGTTCGCGGTCCACGGGTTCGACTCCAACGGTCGCCATGCCGTCGAGTACGTTCGCTACAAGGACTTCGATGAGCGCTTCGGCGACGAGGCGCGCGCTCGTGTGGCCGGCATGACCGGCCAACTGTCGACGAGGATGGGCGCGGCGATTCGGCATGCGGGTGCCCATCTCGCACGCCAGCCCCAGCGTCGGCGACTGCTGCTCGTGCTCACCGACGGCGAGCCCGCCGACAACGACGTGCGCGATCCGCAGTACCTGCGTGCGGATGCACGCCGAGCCGTCGAGGAGCTGGCTCGCGCTGGTATCTCGACGTTCTGCCTGAGCCTCGATCCTCGCGCGGACCAGTACGTCGCGCGCATCTTCGGCCCGACCGGCTTCATCGTGCTCGACAACGTGGCGCGACTCCCGGAACGTCTGCCGCTGCTGTACGCGGCCCTCACGCGCTCGTGA
- a CDS encoding putative inorganic carbon transporter subunit DabA — protein sequence MGNLVSSWLLAVAVVAYLVVGLGLLVARGAAGRSARRWTTVASWVGLVATLGASTAFVVGHERSTTLVAVPLPAHLGHVAVDSLVNALTMIVVTLVAFVGTVVVRYSTSYLRDDPAELRFYRWLNVTLGLFLWLIVTNDVWTFWLLFVGASLSLHELLVLYRDRPLAVTAARKNFALARLADVSLAVALVLVVEATGRSSFAGIAAWFHGAHPPIGVDLEVAAGLIALTAVVKSGVFPFHGWLIQVMEAPTQVSALLHAGLIYTGAFLLLRMSWLVASVPWVWVVLSLAVIGVFVSSLMMLTETNIKEALAYSTSAQLAFMMMECGLGLYSVAVLHIVAHSVYKAHAFLSSGSVVDGHRGAILTKVPARRTFGQVEGALAISALVTVGIAELLRVDVVHEPTLAAIGFVVAVAMTQLLLQGVGGSDRQGRRLLVRASGFSVLVGAAYFGLHDVMVRLLGSTVPSESGQADHIPGWVLVVVVAAFVALLHIGQFLGPLSRTRFGQWLYVALWNGLWVDAAMRRLAWFDHLRLGHRPLHAPTEPEPVAATGDEPVPGSAASVLEAARVACDRIAPVWPLRHFVAVNPYFGMRDLSFWEADRYLQTIAGSRLVMPLAYYREQLQQGRIGPRDIRDAARRLGREGAVEGLLARLEEARSEPLLPRLPLFSDHLGRLRGRDITTAIVERLSHFLAAYFDEGQATWHLPWQGNSLWQAWRSSVQVDATPRILGLPWPKSALAALPETPEDAIAAALGVLGVAHEAIEDYLVAALFSIGGWASWARYRRWQAELVGSTDETLFELLAIHVSAEAILAQGLDDPRVLASWRDAVVAAHRSWVASRHDPLDDAAIIHTAFELHYRRRLARTLAAGARAGEAPTGERPRAQLAFCIDVRSEGIRRAVEARVAGAQTLGFAGFFGVQMEYVPFGTEHARAHLPVIFAPPYRIREDLVDASDDDRARAAERRRLRLGAGAVWKTFKSSAASTFTFVESTGLVYIPKLFGDAMGWSRTVAHPDARGLAGDLRARLRPRLTPIGHPGGNDGIPEDRLAEIGRFILTSMGLTGGFAPLVVLVGHGSETVNNPQGSGLDCGACGGQTGEVSAKVAAALLNDPRTRAGLERVGISVPSDTVFVAALHSTLTEQVRLFDVDALDPAHRTLARDLETDLASATRLAATWHATSLGVTADQDLAHDLARRGRDWAEVRPEWGLVANAAFIAAPRARTAHVSLEGRAFLHDYDWRHDTDFATLTLIMTAPMVVANWINLQYYASMVDNRRFGSGTKVLHNVVGGSIGVLEGNNGDLRVGLALQSLHDGTRWLHEPVRLTVVVEAPRGAIDQVVREHQLVADLVEHGWLVVTQLEPDGTLYEREGDGRWRAVIDDDSLAATSVR from the coding sequence ATGGGGAACCTGGTGAGTTCGTGGTTGCTCGCGGTCGCGGTGGTCGCCTACCTGGTGGTGGGTCTCGGTCTCCTGGTCGCGCGGGGCGCGGCCGGACGCAGTGCGCGACGGTGGACGACGGTGGCGTCGTGGGTCGGGCTCGTCGCCACGCTCGGCGCCTCGACGGCGTTCGTCGTCGGCCACGAACGATCGACCACGCTGGTCGCGGTGCCGTTGCCCGCACACCTCGGGCACGTCGCCGTCGATTCGCTCGTGAACGCCCTCACCATGATCGTCGTCACCTTGGTGGCGTTCGTGGGCACCGTGGTCGTACGCTACTCGACGTCCTATCTCCGTGACGACCCCGCTGAGCTGCGGTTCTATCGCTGGTTGAACGTGACGCTCGGCTTGTTCCTGTGGCTGATCGTCACCAACGACGTGTGGACGTTCTGGCTGCTGTTCGTCGGTGCGAGTCTGTCGCTCCACGAGCTGCTCGTGCTCTATCGCGATCGACCGCTGGCCGTCACGGCGGCGCGCAAGAACTTCGCGCTCGCCAGACTCGCGGACGTGAGTCTGGCGGTTGCGCTGGTGCTCGTCGTGGAGGCGACGGGGCGCTCGAGCTTCGCCGGCATCGCGGCGTGGTTCCACGGGGCGCACCCCCCGATCGGCGTCGATCTCGAGGTCGCCGCCGGGCTGATCGCTCTGACCGCGGTCGTCAAGAGCGGTGTCTTCCCGTTCCACGGGTGGCTGATCCAGGTCATGGAGGCGCCGACCCAGGTCTCGGCGCTCCTGCACGCGGGGCTCATCTACACGGGTGCCTTCCTCCTCCTGCGCATGAGCTGGCTGGTCGCGTCGGTGCCGTGGGTGTGGGTGGTGCTCAGCCTCGCCGTGATCGGGGTGTTCGTGTCGTCGCTGATGATGCTCACCGAGACGAACATCAAGGAGGCGCTCGCGTACTCGACCTCCGCCCAACTTGCGTTCATGATGATGGAGTGTGGGCTCGGGCTCTACAGCGTCGCGGTGCTCCACATCGTCGCACACTCGGTCTACAAGGCGCATGCATTCCTCTCGTCGGGAAGCGTGGTGGATGGCCATCGGGGCGCGATCCTCACCAAGGTCCCGGCGCGTCGAACGTTCGGGCAGGTCGAGGGCGCGCTCGCTATCTCCGCGCTCGTCACCGTGGGGATCGCCGAGCTCCTCCGGGTCGACGTGGTGCACGAGCCCACGTTGGCCGCCATCGGCTTCGTGGTCGCGGTCGCCATGACGCAGCTGCTGCTGCAGGGGGTCGGGGGGTCAGACCGTCAGGGACGTCGCTTGCTCGTGCGCGCGAGCGGCTTCAGTGTGCTCGTGGGTGCTGCCTACTTCGGTCTGCACGACGTCATGGTGCGCCTGCTCGGCTCCACGGTGCCGTCCGAGAGCGGCCAGGCGGACCACATCCCGGGGTGGGTGCTCGTCGTGGTCGTGGCGGCGTTCGTCGCCTTGCTCCACATCGGCCAGTTCCTCGGTCCACTCAGCCGGACCCGCTTCGGCCAGTGGCTCTACGTGGCGCTGTGGAACGGTCTGTGGGTGGATGCCGCCATGCGTCGCCTCGCGTGGTTCGACCACCTGCGCCTCGGTCATCGTCCGCTGCACGCCCCTACCGAGCCTGAGCCTGTTGCGGCGACGGGCGATGAGCCCGTGCCCGGATCGGCGGCCTCGGTGCTGGAGGCCGCGCGCGTGGCGTGCGACCGGATCGCGCCGGTGTGGCCGCTCCGGCACTTCGTCGCCGTGAACCCCTACTTCGGCATGCGCGACCTGTCGTTCTGGGAGGCCGACCGCTACCTCCAGACCATCGCAGGTTCTCGCCTGGTCATGCCGCTCGCCTACTACCGAGAGCAGCTGCAACAAGGACGCATCGGTCCACGCGATATCCGTGACGCAGCGCGTCGCCTTGGGCGCGAGGGGGCGGTCGAGGGCCTGCTCGCTCGCCTGGAGGAGGCTCGTAGTGAGCCGCTGCTCCCTCGGCTCCCGCTCTTCAGCGATCACCTCGGGCGCCTTCGCGGTCGGGACATCACCACGGCCATCGTCGAGCGGCTCAGCCATTTCCTGGCGGCCTACTTCGACGAGGGGCAAGCCACCTGGCACCTTCCGTGGCAGGGGAACTCGTTGTGGCAGGCGTGGCGGTCATCGGTCCAGGTCGACGCGACGCCGCGCATCCTCGGACTCCCGTGGCCCAAGTCGGCGCTCGCGGCCCTGCCCGAGACGCCCGAGGACGCCATCGCCGCTGCGCTGGGCGTGCTCGGCGTTGCTCACGAAGCGATCGAGGACTACTTGGTCGCTGCGTTGTTCTCCATCGGCGGGTGGGCGTCGTGGGCACGGTACCGACGGTGGCAGGCGGAGCTCGTCGGCTCGACCGACGAAACCCTGTTCGAACTGCTGGCGATCCACGTCTCGGCCGAGGCGATCCTCGCCCAGGGACTTGATGATCCTCGGGTGCTCGCCTCGTGGCGCGACGCCGTCGTGGCAGCCCATCGGTCCTGGGTCGCCTCGCGGCACGATCCGCTCGACGACGCCGCGATCATCCACACCGCGTTCGAGCTGCACTATCGGCGCCGGCTCGCGCGGACGCTGGCTGCCGGTGCTCGCGCCGGGGAGGCGCCCACCGGGGAGCGTCCTCGCGCCCAGCTCGCCTTCTGCATCGACGTGCGCTCGGAGGGCATCCGTCGCGCCGTCGAGGCCCGCGTCGCTGGCGCCCAGACGCTCGGCTTCGCCGGCTTCTTCGGCGTTCAGATGGAGTACGTCCCCTTCGGTACCGAGCACGCACGCGCACACCTGCCGGTCATCTTTGCGCCGCCCTATCGGATCCGCGAGGACCTCGTCGATGCCTCCGACGACGACCGTGCGCGTGCGGCGGAGCGACGTCGCCTTCGGCTCGGCGCCGGCGCGGTCTGGAAGACCTTCAAGTCCTCGGCGGCCTCCACCTTCACCTTCGTCGAGTCGACCGGGTTGGTCTATATCCCGAAGCTCTTCGGCGACGCCATGGGCTGGTCCCGCACGGTCGCGCACCCCGACGCCCGAGGTCTCGCTGGCGACCTGCGCGCCCGGCTGCGCCCGAGGCTGACGCCGATCGGTCATCCCGGGGGCAACGACGGGATCCCCGAGGATCGTCTCGCCGAGATCGGTCGCTTCATCCTCACCTCGATGGGCCTCACCGGCGGGTTCGCGCCGCTCGTGGTCCTGGTGGGGCATGGGAGCGAGACCGTCAACAACCCGCAAGGATCCGGGCTCGACTGCGGTGCCTGCGGGGGGCAGACGGGCGAGGTGAGCGCGAAGGTGGCGGCGGCGTTGCTCAACGATCCGCGAACCCGAGCAGGCCTCGAACGCGTGGGGATCTCGGTGCCGAGCGACACGGTGTTCGTCGCGGCGCTCCACTCCACGTTGACGGAGCAGGTGAGGCTCTTCGACGTCGACGCGCTCGATCCCGCCCATCGCACGCTCGCCCGCGACCTCGAGACCGATCTCGCCAGCGCGACCCGGCTCGCCGCGACGTGGCATGCGACCTCCCTCGGTGTGACCGCCGACCAGGATCTGGCGCACGACCTGGCGCGTCGTGGCCGCGACTGGGCGGAGGTTCGGCCGGAGTGGGGCCTCGTCGCCAACGCCGCCTTCATCGCGGCTCCACGCGCAAGGACCGCCCACGTCTCGCTCGAGGGCCGCGCGTTCCTCCACGACTACGACTGGCGCCACGACACGGACTTTGCGACCCTCACGCTCATCATGACCGCTCCGATGGTGGTCGCGAACTGGATCAACCTGCAGTACTACGCCTCGATGGTCGACAACCGGCGCTTCGGGAGCGGAACGAAGGTCCTCCACAACGTCGTCGGTGGTTCGATCGGAGTCCTCGAGGGCAACAACGGCGATCTGCGGGTCGGCCTCGCGCTGCAGTCATTGCACGACGGGACACGCTGGCTCCACGAGCCCGTGCGCCTCACCGTGGTGGTGGAGGCGCCTCGGGGCGCGATCGACCAGGTCGTCCGGGAACACCAGCTCGTTGCCGACCTCGTCGAGCACGGCTGGCTGGTCGTGACCCAACTCGAACCCGACGGCACTCTCTACGAACGCGAGGGCGATGGCCGTTGGCGCGCGGTCATCGACGACGATTCGTTGGCAGCGACCAGCGTTCGCTGA
- a CDS encoding flagellar basal body rod protein FlgB, which produces MSTTVEALSFALDALQIQSDAIANNVANVDTPGYIQSNVSFQSSLAAALANGGTATTSVTPSSNPVGLNGNNVSLGQELTQATTNAMDYQAVSNELTTYFQILSGSMGGQF; this is translated from the coding sequence GTGAGCACGACCGTCGAGGCGTTGAGCTTTGCGCTCGACGCGCTCCAGATCCAGAGCGACGCCATCGCCAACAACGTGGCCAACGTCGACACGCCTGGCTACATCCAGTCGAACGTGTCGTTCCAGTCGTCGCTCGCCGCTGCGCTCGCCAACGGTGGCACGGCCACCACCAGCGTGACCCCATCGTCGAACCCCGTGGGACTCAACGGCAACAACGTCTCGCTCGGCCAGGAGCTGACCCAGGCGACCACCAACGCCATGGACTACCAGGCAGTCTCGAACGAGCTGACGACGTACTTCCAAATCTTGTCGGGTTCGATGGGAGGCCAGTTCTAA
- a CDS encoding flagellar basal body rod protein FlgC: MSLFPAIDVAATGVTTEQTWLDTIASNVANVNDQSATNQPIYQEQEVLVQPVETSPVTGVADTTTTPVGSGVQVDAIVTPLPNGVLSYDPTSTLANAQGYVKTPGISLAQQLGNLVNAQTSYQANVAVINQAKTAYEAILGIQA, translated from the coding sequence GTGTCGCTGTTTCCAGCCATCGACGTCGCTGCCACCGGCGTGACGACCGAGCAAACCTGGCTCGACACCATCGCGTCCAACGTGGCGAACGTCAACGACCAGTCGGCCACGAACCAACCGATCTATCAGGAGCAAGAGGTGCTCGTGCAGCCCGTGGAGACGTCGCCGGTGACGGGCGTCGCGGACACGACCACGACGCCCGTCGGTTCGGGCGTCCAGGTCGACGCCATCGTCACCCCGTTGCCCAACGGGGTGCTCTCCTACGATCCGACCTCGACGCTCGCGAACGCGCAGGGCTACGTGAAGACGCCCGGGATCTCGCTCGCCCAGCAGCTCGGGAACCTCGTCAACGCTCAAACCTCCTACCAGGCCAACGTCGCGGTGATCAACCAGGCCAAGACGGCCTACGAGGCGATCCTCGGGATCCAGGCATGA
- a CDS encoding flagellar hook-basal body complex protein FliE: MIPPIAPLSSALSAAAPGAAGASTQGASGFAQVLGSVIDQIQSTQATANTQAQGVASGQASISNAMVASTESLLTTELAVQVRNGVVGAIDQVMSTQF; this comes from the coding sequence ATGATCCCCCCGATCGCACCCCTGTCGTCAGCGCTGTCGGCGGCGGCGCCGGGTGCTGCGGGAGCGTCCACGCAGGGCGCGAGCGGCTTTGCCCAGGTGCTCGGATCGGTCATCGACCAGATCCAATCCACCCAAGCGACGGCCAACACCCAAGCGCAAGGCGTCGCCAGCGGCCAAGCGTCGATCTCGAACGCGATGGTCGCCTCCACCGAGTCGCTGTTGACCACCGAACTTGCGGTCCAGGTGCGTAACGGCGTCGTCGGCGCCATCGACCAGGTCATGTCGACGCAGTTCTAG
- the fliF gene encoding flagellar basal-body MS-ring/collar protein FliF, translated as MASQDLLAKARDSLRRFASGFTTGQKAVVMVGIALVVAIAVALASLTSSPSYGVLFSGLSAQDAGSITAKLQSAGVPYELTNGGTTVLVPQNLVDQERVSLAEAGLPSQTAGLTSLNGLSITSSQITQQADYQAALQSQLAQTIEAINGVQSAQVNLALPPTDAFAIGQSSQPSASVIVTLDAGVSLTSQQVEAIVHLVASAIPGMNANDVTVADQNGDVLAAPGLGVNAQGAGQSAQGFDSQLEASIQSMLDTIVGPGNANVRVAATLSTNQVTTKTQSIQTQKGKPLTTPTQTQTQTQTFTGNGTVPGGTLGTTGIATTGNQVSTYKQTSSTTQYAIGQVTQTVQQAPGAIQRLSVAVAVNSHVKGLSLAKLRQVVAAAAGIVPARGDTLSVVAVPFPALATTPSGAGSSLFGSILGIAKVVLLVLGALGAILLMSRAAARTEVEPLFPAELEPALAGTGGQLAGPTEELPAVALPQSQPVVGEDVLDYIDRQPEDVAKLLRVWMTARGRK; from the coding sequence GTGGCATCCCAGGACCTCCTCGCCAAGGCGCGCGACTCGCTCCGGCGCTTCGCGAGCGGCTTCACCACCGGCCAGAAGGCCGTGGTCATGGTCGGCATCGCACTGGTCGTCGCGATCGCGGTTGCGCTGGCATCGCTCACGTCGAGCCCGAGCTACGGCGTGTTGTTCTCGGGCCTGTCGGCCCAAGATGCCGGCTCGATCACCGCGAAGCTCCAGTCGGCGGGGGTTCCCTACGAGCTCACGAACGGCGGTACGACGGTGCTCGTTCCCCAGAACCTCGTCGACCAGGAGCGGGTCTCGCTGGCCGAGGCCGGGCTTCCGTCCCAGACCGCGGGGCTGACGTCGCTGAACGGCCTGTCCATCACGAGCTCGCAGATCACCCAGCAGGCCGATTACCAGGCGGCACTGCAGTCGCAGCTCGCTCAGACCATCGAGGCGATCAACGGCGTGCAGTCGGCACAGGTGAACCTCGCCCTGCCGCCGACGGACGCCTTCGCGATCGGTCAGTCGTCTCAGCCGAGTGCCTCCGTGATCGTGACGCTGGACGCGGGCGTGTCGCTCACGTCCCAGCAGGTCGAAGCGATCGTCCACCTGGTGGCGAGCGCCATTCCGGGGATGAACGCCAACGACGTGACGGTGGCCGACCAGAACGGTGACGTGTTGGCAGCGCCGGGTCTCGGCGTCAACGCCCAGGGCGCCGGTCAGTCGGCGCAGGGCTTCGACTCTCAGCTCGAGGCGTCGATCCAGTCGATGCTCGACACGATCGTCGGCCCCGGCAACGCGAACGTCCGCGTCGCGGCCACGCTGTCGACGAACCAGGTCACGACGAAGACCCAGTCGATCCAGACGCAGAAGGGCAAGCCCCTCACCACGCCGACCCAGACCCAGACCCAGACCCAGACCTTCACCGGGAACGGCACCGTGCCGGGCGGCACGCTCGGCACCACTGGGATCGCGACCACCGGCAACCAGGTGTCGACCTACAAGCAGACCTCCTCCACGACGCAGTACGCGATCGGTCAGGTCACCCAGACGGTCCAGCAGGCACCGGGCGCGATCCAACGACTCAGCGTGGCGGTGGCGGTCAACTCGCACGTCAAGGGTCTCTCGTTGGCGAAGCTGCGCCAGGTCGTCGCGGCCGCAGCCGGGATCGTACCGGCACGTGGCGACACGCTCTCGGTCGTCGCGGTGCCGTTCCCCGCGCTGGCGACGACGCCGTCGGGTGCGGGGTCGTCGCTCTTCGGGTCGATCCTCGGCATCGCGAAGGTGGTCCTGCTCGTGCTGGGAGCGCTCGGTGCGATCTTGCTCATGTCCCGTGCAGCGGCGCGGACCGAGGTCGAGCCGTTGTTCCCGGCTGAGCTCGAGCCTGCTCTCGCGGGAACGGGTGGCCAGCTCGCCGGACCCACCGAGGAACTGCCCGCGGTCGCCTTGCCCCAGAGCCAGCCGGTCGTCGGCGAGGACGTGCTCGACTACATCGATCGCCAGCCCGAGGACGTCGCGAAGCTCTTGCGGGTGTGGATGACGGCGCGGGGTCGCAAATGA
- the fliG gene encoding flagellar motor switch protein FliG, which translates to MSTKVADLTGTQKAAAVLVQLGTTLAARVLRQMSESEAVALTLEIAKLPSLDKETITEVMAEFVDSVIALKTVGQGGVDTAKEILAARLGDREAEEILAQFTGQSVSNPLAFLDHVEPFQLVSFLSSEHPQSVAIILANVPPDLAAQVLAAMPEEPRAEVTRRIALLSRVDPVVVEQAASVLQRKLAGLTKQGPVALRSGLATVVEILNNVDQSTERRILSDLDSLDPELADRIREQMFVFEDIMVLDDRTLQRILRQVSPKDLAVALKGVSPELVNRIMANISERAAEDLAEEIELLGPVRLSTVEAAQAQILRAVRELEAAGEITIARSDEELVQ; encoded by the coding sequence ATGAGCACGAAGGTCGCCGACCTCACCGGCACCCAGAAGGCGGCCGCAGTGTTGGTGCAGCTCGGGACGACTCTCGCTGCGCGCGTGCTTCGTCAGATGAGCGAGTCGGAGGCGGTCGCCCTCACGCTCGAGATCGCCAAGCTGCCGAGCCTCGACAAGGAGACCATCACCGAGGTGATGGCCGAGTTCGTCGACTCGGTCATCGCACTCAAGACCGTCGGTCAAGGTGGCGTCGACACGGCCAAGGAGATCCTCGCGGCCCGCCTCGGCGATCGTGAGGCTGAAGAGATCCTCGCCCAGTTCACCGGTCAGAGCGTGTCGAACCCGCTGGCCTTCCTCGACCACGTCGAGCCGTTCCAGCTGGTCAGCTTCCTCTCGAGCGAGCACCCCCAGTCGGTGGCGATCATCCTCGCCAACGTCCCTCCAGACCTCGCTGCCCAGGTGCTGGCTGCGATGCCCGAGGAGCCGCGCGCGGAGGTCACCCGCCGTATCGCCCTCCTGTCGCGTGTCGACCCGGTCGTCGTCGAGCAGGCGGCCTCCGTGCTCCAGCGCAAGCTAGCCGGCCTGACGAAGCAGGGGCCGGTCGCCCTGCGCAGTGGGCTCGCCACGGTGGTCGAGATCTTGAACAACGTCGACCAGAGCACGGAGCGACGCATCCTGTCGGACCTCGACTCGCTCGACCCCGAACTCGCCGATCGCATCCGTGAGCAGATGTTCGTGTTCGAGGACATCATGGTGCTCGACGACCGGACCCTCCAACGCATCTTGCGTCAGGTGTCGCCGAAGGACCTCGCCGTGGCGCTCAAGGGCGTCTCGCCCGAGTTGGTGAACCGCATCATGGCGAACATCTCCGAGCGCGCCGCGGAGGATCTCGCCGAGGAGATCGAGCTGCTCGGCCCCGTGCGCCTCTCGACGGTCGAGGCTGCCCAGGCACAGATCTTGCGTGCCGTCCGCGAGCTCGAGGCGGCGGGCGAGATCACGATTGCCCGGTCCGACGAGGAGCTCGTCCAGTGA
- a CDS encoding FliH/SctL family protein translates to MSAARILRGTLDGVGTVALPPVEHLRAGDAEHIALAHAIEEAERRGEERGRAAGEAAARQLLEAERAALASTREALASVLRRLERIGRESLEADVVEVVTLALELAREVLAAEVVPPRERIEAWVGRVLAERDVEELTVRLAPPASEDLADTLVELAEREGARLRVERDVSLEPYDVVVELGAGVLDLTVKGAFERVLQELRELGQ, encoded by the coding sequence GTGAGCGCCGCACGGATCCTGCGGGGCACGCTCGACGGCGTCGGGACGGTGGCGCTCCCACCGGTGGAGCATCTTCGTGCCGGTGACGCCGAGCACATCGCCCTTGCGCACGCCATCGAGGAGGCCGAGCGCCGAGGCGAGGAGCGCGGTCGTGCCGCCGGTGAGGCGGCCGCACGTCAGCTCCTCGAGGCCGAGCGGGCGGCGCTGGCCTCGACGCGCGAGGCCCTTGCCTCCGTCCTCCGGCGGCTCGAGCGCATCGGTCGCGAGTCGCTCGAGGCCGACGTCGTCGAGGTCGTCACCCTCGCGCTCGAGCTCGCTCGCGAGGTGCTCGCGGCCGAGGTGGTGCCTCCCCGGGAGCGGATCGAGGCGTGGGTGGGGCGAGTGCTCGCCGAGCGTGACGTCGAGGAGCTCACCGTCCGCCTGGCACCGCCCGCGAGCGAGGACCTCGCCGACACCCTCGTCGAGTTGGCCGAGCGCGAAGGCGCGAGGCTCCGGGTCGAGCGCGATGTGTCGCTCGAGCCCTACGACGTCGTCGTGGAGCTGGGCGCGGGCGTCCTCGACCTCACGGTCAAGGGAGCGTTCGAGCGTGTCCTCCAGGAGTTGCGGGAGCTCGGACAGTGA